The following are from one region of the Arcobacter defluvii genome:
- the kdsB gene encoding 3-deoxy-manno-octulosonate cytidylyltransferase: MIIIPARLNSSRFANKIMVDILGLPMVIRTATQVSSLDKVVIATDSQEVINLASQHGFDAVLTSTSHNSGTDRINEAVNILNLDENEIIINVQADEPFIETQVVQAVIDRVKQIKENNEDIMITSCYKEISPELADDPNHVKVILDELSNAIYFSRAKIPYHRDHHESASYFGHLGIYGFTKKSLNNFCQLNSSKLENIEKLEQLRAIDNGHKIAMVKVASKSFGIDTQQDLDNAIKIFKK; this comes from the coding sequence ATGATTATTATACCTGCAAGATTAAATTCTAGTAGATTTGCAAATAAAATTATGGTTGATATTTTAGGATTACCTATGGTAATAAGAACAGCTACTCAAGTAAGTAGTTTAGATAAAGTTGTAATTGCAACTGATTCACAAGAAGTAATAAATTTAGCTTCACAACATGGTTTTGATGCAGTTTTAACATCAACTTCTCACAATAGTGGAACAGATAGAATAAATGAAGCTGTAAATATTTTAAATTTAGATGAAAATGAGATTATAATAAATGTTCAAGCAGATGAACCATTTATAGAAACTCAAGTTGTACAAGCTGTTATAGATAGAGTAAAACAAATAAAAGAAAATAATGAAGATATTATGATTACTTCTTGTTATAAAGAAATTAGTCCAGAATTAGCAGATGATCCAAACCATGTAAAAGTAATTTTAGATGAACTTTCTAATGCTATATATTTCTCTCGAGCTAAAATTCCATATCATAGAGATCATCATGAAAGTGCATCATATTTTGGTCATTTAGGAATTTATGGTTTTACAAAAAAATCATTAAATAATTTTTGTCAATTAAACTCATCAAAATTAGAAAACATAGAAAAACTAGAACAATTAAGAGCAATTGATAACGGCCATAAAATTGCTATGGTTAAAGTTGCATCTAAATCTTTTGGTATAGATACACAACAGGATTTAGATAACGCAATAAAAATCTTCAAAAAATAA
- a CDS encoding EAL domain-containing protein, giving the protein MRYDVFIIDNLIKFNDFKDYSQKKLRNTNISLFPNVEDMIYEIEFVDVLIVHIDSIEYFKIIDNYLKNEPYIVFIIKDNSDLAKIPNSKKCDILYEPLDFNKLIFKINLFINNINNHISLKKEEDFSNSIINNINYPIFSTDSEHIIFANNHFYELTNCFSLEELNKKYKTTNDIFENEEGCITDLDLLSIDNTKEKTLKVCIKDLENKKRFFSIQKIHLSHNDTNIIILNDISHEVEHKHELYKLLYTDNLTKFPNRAKLIEDLQNNGLNLQAVSLLNINSFKEVNDFFGHKVGDSILIDVAKLISKKIENFKNLKLYKFPSDTYCIVNTENSRDEFVNLINEIIETIYKNVFIFEHYEIDIRMTAGISFSDKNNKLITADIALQTAKKDHKDYLIFYDELDKFQEYENNMFWTKKLKSAFINDHIEVFVQPLVNNKTLNVDKYECLVRLIDEDGKIVNPYFFLDISKRSNQYTKLTKIVIEKSFKKFDNLPFEFSVNISYEDIENSNFLDFIKEMLKKYNVKNRVVFEILEDENIKNYNLLISFIDEIKSLGCKVAIDDFGSGYSNFEHLLKMNVNYLKIDASLIKNVAKNENSYKITKTIIEFAKSLNLKTIAEYVENEEIFNIIKELGADYSQGYYFSAPIAEPIINEFKEKIE; this is encoded by the coding sequence ATGCGTTATGATGTCTTCATCATAGATAATCTTATTAAATTTAATGATTTTAAAGATTATTCACAAAAGAAACTTAGAAATACAAATATCTCTTTATTTCCAAATGTTGAAGATATGATTTATGAAATAGAATTTGTAGATGTGCTTATTGTACATATTGATTCTATTGAATACTTTAAAATTATTGATAACTACCTAAAAAATGAACCTTACATCGTTTTTATAATCAAAGATAATTCAGATTTAGCAAAAATCCCAAACTCTAAAAAATGTGATATATTATACGAACCTTTGGATTTTAATAAATTGATTTTTAAAATAAATCTTTTCATAAATAATATAAACAATCATATTTCATTGAAAAAAGAAGAAGATTTTTCAAATTCAATTATCAATAATATTAATTATCCAATTTTTTCTACTGATTCAGAACATATAATATTTGCAAATAATCATTTTTATGAACTTACAAATTGTTTTTCACTTGAAGAATTAAATAAAAAATATAAAACAACAAATGATATTTTTGAAAACGAAGAAGGTTGTATTACAGATTTAGATTTACTTTCGATTGATAATACAAAAGAAAAAACATTAAAAGTTTGTATAAAAGATTTAGAGAATAAAAAAAGATTTTTTTCAATACAAAAAATTCATTTATCTCATAATGATACAAATATTATTATATTAAATGACATTAGCCATGAAGTAGAACATAAACATGAATTATATAAACTTTTATATACTGATAATTTAACAAAATTTCCTAATCGTGCAAAATTAATAGAAGATTTACAAAATAATGGTTTAAATTTACAAGCTGTTTCTTTACTAAATATCAATTCATTTAAAGAAGTAAATGACTTTTTTGGTCATAAAGTTGGTGATTCGATTTTAATTGATGTTGCAAAACTAATCTCAAAAAAAATAGAAAATTTTAAAAATTTAAAATTATACAAATTCCCATCAGATACATATTGTATTGTAAACACAGAAAATTCTCGTGATGAGTTTGTAAATTTAATAAATGAAATAATTGAAACCATTTATAAAAATGTTTTTATTTTTGAACATTATGAAATTGATATAAGAATGACAGCTGGAATTTCATTTTCAGATAAAAACAATAAATTAATTACAGCAGATATTGCTTTACAAACTGCAAAAAAAGACCATAAAGATTATTTAATTTTCTATGATGAATTGGATAAATTCCAAGAATATGAAAATAATATGTTTTGGACTAAAAAATTAAAATCTGCATTTATAAATGACCATATAGAAGTTTTTGTTCAACCCTTAGTAAACAATAAAACTTTAAATGTTGATAAATATGAATGTTTAGTAAGACTTATTGATGAAGATGGAAAAATCGTAAATCCATATTTCTTTTTAGACATATCAAAAAGGTCAAATCAATACACAAAATTAACAAAAATTGTTATTGAAAAATCATTTAAAAAATTTGATAATCTTCCTTTTGAATTTTCAGTAAATATCTCTTATGAAGATATAGAAAATAGTAATTTTTTAGATTTTATAAAAGAGATGTTAAAAAAATATAATGTTAAAAATAGAGTTGTTTTTGAAATATTAGAAGATGAAAATATAAAAAATTATAATCTTTTAATTTCATTTATTGATGAAATTAAAAGTTTAGGCTGTAAAGTTGCTATTGATGATTTTGGTAGTGGTTATTCAAATTTTGAACATTTATTAAAAATGAATGTTAATTATCTAAAAATTGATGCATCATTAATAAAAAATGTTGCAAAAAATGAAAATTCATATAAAATTACAAAAACTATAATAGAATTTGCTAAAAGTTTAAATTTGAAAACAATAGCAGAATATGTAGAAAATGAAGAAATTTTCAATATAATAAAAGAATTAGGTGCTGATTATTCACAAGGCTACTATTTTTCAGCACCAATTGCAGAGCCAATTATAAATGAATTTAAAGAAAAGATAGAATAA
- the polA gene encoding DNA polymerase I → MKKTITVIDTFGFLFRSYFALPPLRSRDGFPTGLLTGFINFISNIGKDFQTDYVVFALDAKGNTFRNELYDGYKAHRPDVPEDLLTQLPIAISWIEQMGFKVAIRTGFEADDIVASIAHDAKNKGLEVRIVSHDKDLYQLIEDDTIYLFDPTKKVVINEEKCFEKYGVFPSQFTDYQSLLGDSADNIPGVKGIGAKTAEALIKEFGTLENIYANLENITKKRTKELLIEGKEMAFISKKLVTLSKDCHVIDNLEEFVLPTENPILKISDILIKYDMTKILEKVSKNGMAYKTEIPKEIKKEEKIEYILLDNENSLSLVINTIPRDSIVAFDTETTDIDVTCAKIVGFSFAYEKNKAYYVPIAHSYLGVGNQISKEAASQAIFQLNRYKLVLQNFKYDYEIIKHNFNIELKLYADTMILSWLLNTNEKVGLDYQIDKQFKHKMISFSDVVKKGENFSNVDISKACEYAAEDALMTLKLFNRQLEIFKEKNDEELLKLAFDVEFDFIYVLAEMENNGIKIDVNLLKEYKEKSNKYIQELTNKIYKVSGVEFNINSPKQLGVVLFETLGLNTSKKTKTGYSTDEAVLSSLVNEHDVIPLLLKYREAYKLQSTYIEPLLELGLKNEDNRIHTSFLHTGTATGRLSSKNPNLQNIPVGSDSLLQIRQSFIPKNGYKLVGIDYSQIELRLLAHFSCDEALVEAFKNDLDIHYQTAVKIFGEEKAKEKRGIAKSINFGLLYGMGSKKLGDTLGIPSKEAKLYIDSYFEAFKSVKNYLKSIEDFAYTNGYVKTLLNRKRLFDFNSANAMLKAAYLREAVNTLFQGSAADLIKLSMIQIHKKYKNNDSMRLLLQIHDELILEIKDEFVEEYTRDIKEIMENIYTLNVPLKVSVAIGNSWQELK, encoded by the coding sequence ATGAAAAAAACAATTACAGTTATAGATACATTTGGATTTTTATTTAGAAGTTATTTTGCTCTTCCACCTTTACGTTCAAGAGATGGATTTCCAACAGGCTTATTAACAGGATTTATAAATTTTATATCAAATATAGGAAAAGATTTTCAAACAGATTATGTAGTTTTTGCACTTGATGCAAAAGGAAATACTTTTAGAAATGAACTTTATGATGGATATAAAGCCCATAGACCTGATGTTCCAGAAGATTTATTAACTCAACTTCCAATTGCTATTTCATGGATTGAACAAATGGGATTTAAAGTTGCTATTAGAACAGGATTTGAAGCTGATGATATAGTTGCTTCAATAGCACATGATGCAAAAAATAAAGGTTTAGAAGTTAGAATTGTTTCTCATGATAAAGATTTATACCAATTAATAGAGGATGATACAATATATTTATTTGATCCTACAAAAAAAGTAGTTATAAATGAAGAAAAATGTTTTGAAAAATATGGAGTTTTTCCTTCTCAATTTACTGATTATCAATCACTTTTAGGTGATAGTGCAGATAATATCCCAGGAGTAAAAGGAATTGGTGCAAAAACAGCAGAAGCATTAATCAAAGAGTTTGGGACTTTAGAAAATATCTATGCAAATCTTGAAAATATAACTAAAAAAAGAACAAAAGAGTTACTAATTGAAGGTAAAGAAATGGCATTTATCTCTAAGAAACTTGTAACTTTATCAAAAGATTGTCATGTAATTGATAATTTAGAAGAATTTGTTTTACCTACTGAAAATCCTATTTTAAAAATTAGTGATATTTTAATTAAATATGACATGACAAAAATTTTAGAAAAAGTAAGTAAAAATGGAATGGCTTACAAAACTGAAATTCCAAAAGAGATAAAAAAAGAGGAAAAAATAGAATATATTTTACTTGATAATGAAAATAGTTTATCTTTAGTCATAAATACTATTCCAAGAGATTCTATAGTTGCATTTGATACTGAAACAACTGATATTGATGTAACTTGTGCAAAAATTGTTGGTTTTTCTTTTGCATATGAAAAGAATAAAGCATATTATGTTCCCATTGCACACTCATATTTAGGTGTTGGAAATCAAATTTCAAAAGAGGCAGCTTCTCAAGCAATCTTTCAATTAAATAGATATAAATTAGTTCTTCAAAATTTTAAATATGATTATGAGATTATTAAACATAATTTTAATATTGAATTAAAACTTTATGCTGATACAATGATTTTATCTTGGCTTTTAAATACAAATGAAAAAGTTGGACTTGATTATCAAATTGATAAACAATTTAAACATAAAATGATTAGTTTCTCTGATGTTGTAAAAAAAGGTGAAAATTTTTCAAATGTAGATATATCAAAAGCTTGTGAATATGCTGCTGAAGATGCTTTAATGACACTAAAATTATTTAATAGACAATTGGAAATTTTTAAAGAAAAAAATGATGAAGAACTTTTAAAACTTGCGTTCGATGTTGAATTTGATTTTATTTATGTATTAGCTGAAATGGAAAATAATGGAATAAAAATCGATGTTAATCTTTTAAAGGAGTATAAAGAAAAATCTAATAAATATATTCAAGAATTAACTAATAAAATTTATAAAGTTAGTGGAGTTGAATTTAATATAAATTCTCCAAAACAATTAGGAGTAGTTTTATTTGAAACTTTAGGTTTGAATACTTCAAAAAAAACAAAAACAGGTTATAGTACAGATGAAGCTGTTTTAAGTAGTTTAGTAAATGAACATGATGTAATACCTCTACTTTTAAAGTATAGAGAAGCTTATAAATTACAATCCACATATATTGAACCTTTATTAGAACTTGGCTTAAAAAATGAAGATAATAGAATACATACTTCATTTTTACATACCGGAACTGCTACAGGAAGATTAAGCTCAAAAAATCCAAATTTACAAAATATTCCAGTGGGAAGTGATTCTCTTTTGCAAATAAGACAATCATTTATTCCTAAAAATGGATATAAATTAGTAGGAATTGATTATTCTCAAATTGAATTAAGATTATTAGCTCATTTTAGTTGCGATGAGGCTTTAGTAGAAGCATTTAAAAATGACCTAGATATTCATTATCAAACTGCTGTTAAAATTTTCGGTGAAGAAAAAGCTAAAGAAAAAAGAGGAATTGCAAAATCAATAAATTTTGGACTATTATATGGAATGGGAAGTAAAAAATTAGGAGATACTTTAGGTATTCCATCAAAAGAGGCAAAACTTTATATTGATTCTTATTTTGAAGCATTTAAAAGTGTAAAAAATTATTTAAAATCAATAGAAGATTTTGCTTATACAAATGGTTATGTGAAAACATTATTAAATAGAAAAAGGTTATTTGATTTTAATTCTGCAAATGCAATGTTAAAAGCTGCATATTTAAG